The Cetobacterium sp. 8H DNA window TAACTATTTCCAAAAATAATTCCGATATCTTTTCCGCTACCTCTTTTGTTACAATCTTATTCAGTGCAATTATTCCACCAAATATTGATACAGGATCACCACCATATGCCTTATTCCAAGCTTCCAAAATACTTTCTCCACATCCTACCCCACATGGATTCATATGTTTTACCGCCACAACAGTTGGTAAAGAAAACTCTTTTAATATTTCTAGCGCAGAATTAGCATCTTGGATATTATTATATGACAACTCTTTTCCATGAAGTTGTTTTCCTGTTGAAATTGAATATCCTGTAAAAGCATTCTTATAGAACCCTGCTCTTTGATGGGGATTTTCTCCATATCTCAAATCTTGAACTTTTTCATAAGTTACAGTTATTGACTCTGGAAACTCTACTCCTGATTTTTTAGTCAAATATTCTGCAATTAAAGAATCATATCCGGCAGTATGTCTAAAAACTTTTGCTGCTAATTCTTCCCTTGTAGTTAACTCTGTATCCCCCGATTCTTTCACTTCTAAAAGAATTTGTTTATAATCTTTTGGATCTACAACAACAGTTACAAACTTATGATTTTTAGCGGCTGACCTTAACATACTAGGTCCTCCTATGTCTATATTTTCAATTAACTCTTCATGTGTTGTTTCTTCTTTTTCTAAAGTTTTTTTGAAAGGATATAAATTAACAACAACCATATCTATTAAATCAATATCATTTTCTTCTAAAGCTTTTAAATGTTCTTGATTATCCCTTACACACAAAAGTCCACCGTGGACATTTGGATGTAAAGTCTTTACTCTTCCATCCATTATTTCTGGAAAGTTTGTTATCTCTGATATTCCTATTGTTTTTACTCCAGCTTCATCCAATGTTTTTTTTGTTCCACCTGTTGAGATAACTTCATAACCTAATGATACTAACTCTTTAGTAAATTCAACTATTCCAGTTTTATCAGATACACTTATTAATGCACGTTTCATTTATTCTCTCCCTTTTCAAATAGCTTCGTTAAAACCATAGGATATATTCTATGCTCTATCTTATGTATTTCTTCTTTTAATTTATTTAAATCCCATTCCGAATCTATATTTAATCTCTCTTGATAAATAATCTCCCCTGTATCAACTCCACTGTCAACAAAGTGAATAGTTACCCCCGTTTCTTTCACTCCTGCTTCAAAGGCATCTGAAATTCCATCCTTACCTGGAAATTCTGGTAGATATGCCGGATGAATATTTATTATTCTATTTGGATATTCATTCAAAAGATTTGAAGATATTATTCTCATATAACCAGCTAACACAATAAAATCTATAGCTTCCATTTTCAATATCTCAATTATCTTTGATTCGAATTCAAATTTTGAACTAAATCCTTTAGGATCTATGAATATATTTTTTATTCCCAATTTTTTAGCTCTTTCAATTGCAAAAGCATCCTTTTTATCTGCAATTAAAAGTTTTACAGAGTAGTTACTTGCTTCCCTTCCCTCTTTAGCTTTAACAATTCTTTCAAAATTACTTCCGCTCCCAGAAGCAAAAACTGCTATATTTACCATTTCAATTCTACTCCTGCTCTTTTCACAACTTCTCCCATAACCATAGGATTTTCTCCAAGTTCTTTTAAACACTCCTCTAGTTTTAAGAACTCCTCTTTAGATACTACAAAAATAAAACCTACCCCCATATTAAACACATTATACATCTCATTTTTAGGGATTTGTCCATGCTTTTCTAAAAATTTAAAAATTTTTAATTCATCTATATTTTTAGTATCTATACTAACTCCTAACCCCTCAGGTATTATTCTTGGAATATTTTCATAAAAACCGCCCCCAGTTACATGACACATTCCATTTATACTTACTTTTTCCAAAACTCTTTTCACTGTTTTTACATAGATTCTTGTAGGTGTAAGAAGTTCTTCTCCTAAACTTTTACCCAACTCTTCAAAATATTCATTCAAATTTAGATCTGCATCTTTTAAAACTTTTCTAACTAGAGAAAACCCATTTGAATGAACACCACTCGATTTGATTCCTACTAATATATCCCCTTCTTTTACATTCTTTCCTGTTATCAATTTTGATTTTTCAACAGCTCCAACAGTGAATCCAGCTATATCGTAATGTCCCTCTTTATACATTCCTGGCATCTCTGCAGTTTCGCCACCTATAAGAGCACATTCAGCCTTAACACATCCATCAGCTACACCTTTTACAATACTTTCTATTTGTTCCGGATAGTTTTTACCTACAGCTATATAATCTAAAAAATATAGAGGCATCGCACCTTGAACTAGTACATCATTGACACACATAGCTACAACATCTTGACCTATGGTGTCATGTTTATCCATCTCAAAAGCTAGCATTAATTTAGTCCCCACACCATCTGTTCCACTAACAAGAACAGGTTCTTTAAGATTTAATTCAGATAGATCAAACATCCCTCCAAAGGCACCTAAACTATTCATAGCTCCTTTTATTTTTGTTCTTTCAACATGGCTTTTTATTCTTCTAACCGACTCATAACCTGCTTCTAAACTCACTCCAGCTTCCATATATTTATTACTCAATTTTATCTCTCCTATTTTTTAAGATTTTCTAATAAACTAAACATACTTGTTGGATAATTCCCTGTAAAACAAGCTGTACATATATTCTCTCCCAATCCTTCTATCATTCCATTGTGAGATAAAAATTCTAAAGAATCAGCACCTATAAACTCACCTAACTCTTTCGGATTTAGCTTTGTACTTATCAACTCATTGTATGTTGATGTATCTACCCCATAAAAACATGGACTTATTATTGGTGATGAAGCTATTCTCATATGTACTTCTTTAGCTCCTGCATCTTTTAAAAGTTGTATTATATGTTTTGATGTTGTTCCCCTAACGATAGAGTCATCAACTAGAACTATTCTTTTACCTCTCACAACAGCTTCCATAGCGGAAAGTTTCATCTTTACTCCACGTTCTCTTTGGTGTTGATTTGGTTTTATAAAAGTTCTTCCCACATATCTATTTTTTACAAGTCCTAACTCATAAGGCAATCCTGAAACATCTGAATACCCCATAGCAGATGAAAGAGAAGAGTCTGGAACTCCTATTACAATATCAGCTTCAACGGGACTTTCTTTAGCCAAAATTCCTCCACACTTTCTTCTACTTGTGTGAACATTCAACCCATTTATACTACTATCTGGTCTTGAAAAATATATATACTCCATTGCACACATCTTATCTTGAGTACAATCTGTATATTGTTTTGAAAGCATTTTATCTTTTGAAACCCTTAGTACTTCACCAGGCTTTAGTCCTCTTATGTATTCAGCTCCAACAATTTCAAATGCTGAGCTTTCAGAACTAAATACAAATCCATTATCTAATTTCCCCATTGATAATGGTCTAAATCCATTTTTATCTCTTATTACATATAAGCTATCTCTGTTCATTATTAAGAAAGAAAATGCTCCTTCTAATTTGGGTAATGCTTTTAAAATTTTCTCTTGAAAATCTCCAACTTCTCTTTGAATTAAATGCCCTATTATTTCACTATCTGAAGTTGTATGAAAAATGCTTCCCATAGCTTCTAGTTGCATTTTTAACTCTTTAGCATTCACTATGTTTCCGTTATGAGCTATTACAAAATCTCCTGTATGAGATCTTACAAGTATTGGTTGAACATTTTCTATTCCCCCTCCTCCTGTAGTTGAATATCTTACATGCCCGATAGACATATTTCCTGGAAGTCTAGCCATCTTATCACTATTAAAGACTTCAGTTACTAATCCCTCACCCTTCTCTCTAATGATACGCTCTCCGTCACAAGAAGCTATCCCAGCTCCTTCTTGACCTCTATGTTGTAATGAGTGTAGCCCATAATAAGTTAGTTGTGCTGCATCTTCTACATTAAAAACTCCAAAAACTCCACACTCTTCATTTATCTTTCCATTTAAAAAATACTCTATCTCTTTTATCATGATTACCCCACTCTACTTATTCTTGATAAAACTTCTTGATACGCTTCTTCAACATCTCCTAAGTCTCTTCTAAATCTATCTTTATCTAATTTTTTTCTTGTTTCTTTATCCCAAAGACGACAGCAATCAGGAGAGATTTCATCTGCTAAAATTATATTTCCATTCACATCTTTTCCAAATTCAATCTTAAAATCTACAAGTTCTATATTTGCTTGATCAAAGAAACTCTTTAATAATTCGTTTATCTTTTTTGTTTGAGAATATATTTCTTCTAAATCTTTTCTTGTAGCTATATCTAAAGCTATTGCATGATAATCATTTATCATTGGATCCCCTAGCTCATCTTTTTTATAACAGATTTCAAATATCGGTGAATTTAATATTTTACCTTCTTCTATTTTTAACAGCTTAGCTGTTGATCCTGCCAGTGTATTTCTAACAATAACTTCTAGTGGTATAATCTCTACTTTTTTACATAACTGAGCTCTATCCGAAAGATTTTCTATTAAATGAGTTTCTACTCCATTATTCTTTAAATAATTAAATATTATTGTTGTTATCTGAGCATTTAAAATCCCTTTGTTATGGATTTGCCCTTTTTTCAAGTTATTAAATGCTGTTGCATCATCTTTATAATAAATTATTACTTCATTTGGATTTTCTGTTCTGTATACTTTTTTTGCTTTTCCTTCATATAATTTATTTTCATCTACTAATAACATATAATCACTCTCCGTTTTAATATTTATTTTTTAAAATAGTTAACTCCATTGGCAAAAATATCTTGCATTTTTTCTCCAGAAATATTTTTTAATAATCCATCTTCATATCTTTCTGAATGTGCCATCTTCCCTAAAATCTTTCCACATTTTGAAACAATTCCCTCTATAGAATAATTTGACCCATTTAGATTATCTTCTTTATTCATTGTCACTTTACCAAATTCATCACAGTATTGAGTTATCACTTGACCATTTTGAAATAATTCCTCTGCAAATTTTTTATTTACAACAAATTTTCCTTCTCCATGAGAAACCGGAATACTATGTACATCTCCGATTTTAAATGAGCTCATCCAAGGTGAATTGTTAGAAGCTACTCTTGTTGTTATAACTCTTGAAATATGTCTATTTATATCATTTCTAAATAATGTTGGCGAGTTAGCATCTAAGTCGTCCACATTTCCATATGGAAGTAACCCTGATTTTATTAAAGCTTGGAACCCATTACAAATTCCTAAAATTAGTCCATCGTTTTCTAAAAATTTCTTTATACTATCTTTTATTACTTTATTTTGAAGTATATTTGCTATAAATTTACCTGATCCATCCGGCTCATCTCCAGCACTAAATCCACCTGGTATCATAAATATTTGAGATTCTTTTATTTTTTTAGAAAGCTTATCTATACTGCTTTTTATTTCTTCAACTCCTAAATTGTTAAATACGAATATCTCAACTTCAGCTCCAGCTCTTTCAAAAGCTTTTTTAGTATCATATTCACAATTTGTTCCAGGAAAAACGGTTACTAAAACTTTTGGTTTATCATATAACTTTTTGGCTTTATAAACCTTATCCGTACTAAAATCTTTTTCTATAATTTCTCCTGTATTTTCAACACTATAAGGATAAATTTTACTATATCTTTTTTCCCAAACTTCAATAAGATTTTCTATATCAAACACTTCATTATTGAGATTTATTGTTTTTGTATTTGTAGTAAACCCTAATAATTCTCCAAACTCTAGCTGTGATTCTGATTCTAAAATCATATCTCCTGGCATTAAAGCAAATAGATCTTGATCTGTTGAAATCTCTATTCCAATCTTATTTCCGAATGACATTTTAATTAAAGACTCAGCTATTCCACCAAATTTTATAGTTGATGCCGATATTATCTTCATCGATTCTATCCCTTGTCTAACAAAGTCAAAATTCTTTTTAATTTCACTATAATTTGGCATATCTCCTTCTAATCTCTCACTCTTTAAAAGATAGATGTAATTCCCAACTTTTTTAAACTCTGGAGATATTATATTTTTAACATTTTCTGTT harbors:
- the purF gene encoding amidophosphoribosyltransferase, which gives rise to MIKEIEYFLNGKINEECGVFGVFNVEDAAQLTYYGLHSLQHRGQEGAGIASCDGERIIREKGEGLVTEVFNSDKMARLPGNMSIGHVRYSTTGGGGIENVQPILVRSHTGDFVIAHNGNIVNAKELKMQLEAMGSIFHTTSDSEIIGHLIQREVGDFQEKILKALPKLEGAFSFLIMNRDSLYVIRDKNGFRPLSMGKLDNGFVFSSESSAFEIVGAEYIRGLKPGEVLRVSKDKMLSKQYTDCTQDKMCAMEYIYFSRPDSSINGLNVHTSRRKCGGILAKESPVEADIVIGVPDSSLSSAMGYSDVSGLPYELGLVKNRYVGRTFIKPNQHQRERGVKMKLSAMEAVVRGKRIVLVDDSIVRGTTSKHIIQLLKDAGAKEVHMRIASSPIISPCFYGVDTSTYNELISTKLNPKELGEFIGADSLEFLSHNGMIEGLGENICTACFTGNYPTSMFSLLENLKK
- the purM gene encoding phosphoribosylformylglycinamidine cyclo-ligase, encoding MKLSNKYMEAGVSLEAGYESVRRIKSHVERTKIKGAMNSLGAFGGMFDLSELNLKEPVLVSGTDGVGTKLMLAFEMDKHDTIGQDVVAMCVNDVLVQGAMPLYFLDYIAVGKNYPEQIESIVKGVADGCVKAECALIGGETAEMPGMYKEGHYDIAGFTVGAVEKSKLITGKNVKEGDILVGIKSSGVHSNGFSLVRKVLKDADLNLNEYFEELGKSLGEELLTPTRIYVKTVKRVLEKVSINGMCHVTGGGFYENIPRIIPEGLGVSIDTKNIDELKIFKFLEKHGQIPKNEMYNVFNMGVGFIFVVSKEEFLKLEECLKELGENPMVMGEVVKRAGVELKW
- the purN gene encoding phosphoribosylglycinamide formyltransferase; protein product: MVNIAVFASGSGSNFERIVKAKEGREASNYSVKLLIADKKDAFAIERAKKLGIKNIFIDPKGFSSKFEFESKIIEILKMEAIDFIVLAGYMRIISSNLLNEYPNRIINIHPAYLPEFPGKDGISDAFEAGVKETGVTIHFVDSGVDTGEIIYQERLNIDSEWDLNKLKEEIHKIEHRIYPMVLTKLFEKGENK
- the purH gene encoding bifunctional phosphoribosylaminoimidazolecarboxamide formyltransferase/IMP cyclohydrolase yields the protein MKRALISVSDKTGIVEFTKELVSLGYEVISTGGTKKTLDEAGVKTIGISEITNFPEIMDGRVKTLHPNVHGGLLCVRDNQEHLKALEENDIDLIDMVVVNLYPFKKTLEKEETTHEELIENIDIGGPSMLRSAAKNHKFVTVVVDPKDYKQILLEVKESGDTELTTREELAAKVFRHTAGYDSLIAEYLTKKSGVEFPESITVTYEKVQDLRYGENPHQRAGFYKNAFTGYSISTGKQLHGKELSYNNIQDANSALEILKEFSLPTVVAVKHMNPCGVGCGESILEAWNKAYGGDPVSIFGGIIALNKIVTKEVAEKISELFLEIVIAPGYEKDAFEIISKKKNIRIMELDMDLKIKNTNKLTTVMDGVLIQELDQKELLKDDLVCVTDRKPTDSELEDLMFAWKVVKHVKSNAIVVARESQTVGVGAGQMNRVGAAKIALEQAEDKCCGAVMASDAFFPMPDTVEMAAKYGIKAIIQPGGSIKDSLSIEECNKNGIAMIFTGVRHFKH
- the purC gene encoding phosphoribosylaminoimidazolesuccinocarboxamide synthase, whose protein sequence is MLLVDENKLYEGKAKKVYRTENPNEVIIYYKDDATAFNNLKKGQIHNKGILNAQITTIIFNYLKNNGVETHLIENLSDRAQLCKKVEIIPLEVIVRNTLAGSTAKLLKIEEGKILNSPIFEICYKKDELGDPMINDYHAIALDIATRKDLEEIYSQTKKINELLKSFFDQANIELVDFKIEFGKDVNGNIILADEISPDCCRLWDKETRKKLDKDRFRRDLGDVEEAYQEVLSRISRVG